The following proteins are co-located in the Perca fluviatilis chromosome 22, GENO_Pfluv_1.0, whole genome shotgun sequence genome:
- the pcolce2b gene encoding procollagen C-endopeptidase enhancer 2b isoform X2: MLTGRLSGIHGRNNTQLALHAACASSLLPDRTNTIFIFYGLQLLELPAGTPGYFTPPFELQNTMPFMPRGENRRSACSLNPAMWRTCSIFCAWSLLFLTEVCAQSQRRPTFTCGGNITGDSGVIGSQGYPGVYPPNTKCVWRITVPEGKVVVLSFRFIDLESDNLCRYDYVDVYSGHISVQRLGRFCGTFKPGALVSTGNKMLLQMVSDANTAGSGFLAVFSAAHPHERGEQYCGGRLDKPSGTFKTPNWPEKDYPAGVTCSWHIVAPKNQIIEVKFEKFDVERDNYCRYDHVSIFNGAEINDAKRIGKYCGDSPPAPVFSDGNQLLIQFLSDLSLTADGFIGHYKFRPKKFPTTTIPPTTTTQPVTTRPIPLKYSVALCQQKCKRWGTLESNYCSSNFVITGTVITAVMRGGSMYATISIINVYKEGTLAIQQAGKTMSTKIIILCKKCPFVRRGLNYVFMGQVDEDGRGKIAPHHFVMAFKTKNQKGLNVLKNKQC; this comes from the exons ATGTTGACAGGAAGATTAAGCGGGATCCATGGCCGTAACAACACGCAACTCGCACTACACG cagCCTGTGCTTCGTCCCTCCTTCCAGACAGAACAAATACTATATTCATCTTCTACGGCTTGCAGTTACTGGAACTCCCTGCAGGAACTCCTGGTTACTTTACTCCACCGTTTGAGCTGCAGAACACAATGCCATTCATGCCACGGGGCGAAAACCGGCGAAGCGCCTGCTCCCTTAACCCAGCAATGTGGAGAACATGCAGTATTTTTTGCGCATGGAGTCTACTGTTCTTGACAGAGGTCTGTGCGCAGTCTCAGCGGAG ACCAACCTTCACATGCGGCGGGAACATTACAGGAGATTCTGGAGTAATCGGGAGCCAGGGGTACCCAGGAGTTTACCCTCCAAATACCAAATGTGTGTGGAGGATTACA GTCCCTGAGGGAAAGGTCGTGGTCCTGTCATTCCGCTTTATTGACTTGGAGAGCGACAACCTGTGCCGCTATGACTATGTGGATGTTTACAGTGGCCATATCAGTGTGCAAAGACTTGGTCGCTTCTGTGGGACGTTCAAGCCAGGAGCCCTGGTATCCACGGGCAACAAGATGCTCCTGCAGATGGTATCTGATGCCAACACAGCTGGGAGTGGCTTCCTGGCTGTTTTCTCTGCTGCCCACCCACATGAGAGAG GGGAACAGTACTGTGGAGGCAGATTGGACAAGCCCTCTGGGACTTTTAAAACTCCCAACTGGCCTGAGAAGGACTACCCAGCTGGTGTCACCTGCTCCTGGCACATAGTGGCACCAAAGAACCAG ATTATTGAAGTCAAGTTCGAAAAGTTTGATGTGGAAAGGGATAACTACTGCCGCTATGACCATGTTTCCATTTTCAACGGGGCAGAAATCAACGACGCCAAGAGAATTGGCAAATACTGTGGAGACAGCCCCCCAGC GCCAGTGTTCTCAGACGGGAACCAGCTCCTCATCCAGTTCCTGTCAGATCTCAGTCTAACTGCAGACGGCTTCATTGGACACTacaagttcagaccaaagaaatTCCCCACCACCACGATACCACCCACCACTACCACTCAGCCAGTCACCACCAGGCCCATAC CTCTAAAGTACTCTGTAGCCCTGTGCCagcagaaatgcaaaagatgGGGAACACTTGAGAGCAATTACTGCTCCAGCAATTTTG TGATAACCGGGACTGTCATTACTGCGGTGATGAGAGGAGGAAGTATGTACGCCACCATCTCTATAATCAACGTTTATAAAGAAGGCACTCTGGCCATCCAGCAGGCAGGAAAGACGATGAGCACCAAGATCATTATCCTGTGCAAGAAGTGTCCATTTGTAAGGAGAG
- the pcolce2b gene encoding procollagen C-endopeptidase enhancer 2b isoform X3, giving the protein MHILIIEQATVVLYHSTSAACASSLLPDRTNTIFIFYGLQLLELPAGTPGYFTPPFELQNTMPFMPRGENRRSACSLNPAMWRTCSIFCAWSLLFLTEVCAQSQRRPTFTCGGNITGDSGVIGSQGYPGVYPPNTKCVWRITVPEGKVVVLSFRFIDLESDNLCRYDYVDVYSGHISVQRLGRFCGTFKPGALVSTGNKMLLQMVSDANTAGSGFLAVFSAAHPHERGEQYCGGRLDKPSGTFKTPNWPEKDYPAGVTCSWHIVAPKNQIIEVKFEKFDVERDNYCRYDHVSIFNGAEINDAKRIGKYCGDSPPAPVFSDGNQLLIQFLSDLSLTADGFIGHYKFRPKKFPTTTIPPTTTTQPVTTRPIPLKYSVALCQQKCKRWGTLESNYCSSNFVITGTVITAVMRGGSMYATISIINVYKEGTLAIQQAGKTMSTKIIILCKKCPFVRRGLNYVFMGQVDEDGRGKIAPHHFVMAFKTKNQKGLNVLKNKQC; this is encoded by the exons ATGCACATTCTTATTATAGAACAGGCCACAGTTGTCCTCTATCACTCCACATCTG cagCCTGTGCTTCGTCCCTCCTTCCAGACAGAACAAATACTATATTCATCTTCTACGGCTTGCAGTTACTGGAACTCCCTGCAGGAACTCCTGGTTACTTTACTCCACCGTTTGAGCTGCAGAACACAATGCCATTCATGCCACGGGGCGAAAACCGGCGAAGCGCCTGCTCCCTTAACCCAGCAATGTGGAGAACATGCAGTATTTTTTGCGCATGGAGTCTACTGTTCTTGACAGAGGTCTGTGCGCAGTCTCAGCGGAG ACCAACCTTCACATGCGGCGGGAACATTACAGGAGATTCTGGAGTAATCGGGAGCCAGGGGTACCCAGGAGTTTACCCTCCAAATACCAAATGTGTGTGGAGGATTACA GTCCCTGAGGGAAAGGTCGTGGTCCTGTCATTCCGCTTTATTGACTTGGAGAGCGACAACCTGTGCCGCTATGACTATGTGGATGTTTACAGTGGCCATATCAGTGTGCAAAGACTTGGTCGCTTCTGTGGGACGTTCAAGCCAGGAGCCCTGGTATCCACGGGCAACAAGATGCTCCTGCAGATGGTATCTGATGCCAACACAGCTGGGAGTGGCTTCCTGGCTGTTTTCTCTGCTGCCCACCCACATGAGAGAG GGGAACAGTACTGTGGAGGCAGATTGGACAAGCCCTCTGGGACTTTTAAAACTCCCAACTGGCCTGAGAAGGACTACCCAGCTGGTGTCACCTGCTCCTGGCACATAGTGGCACCAAAGAACCAG ATTATTGAAGTCAAGTTCGAAAAGTTTGATGTGGAAAGGGATAACTACTGCCGCTATGACCATGTTTCCATTTTCAACGGGGCAGAAATCAACGACGCCAAGAGAATTGGCAAATACTGTGGAGACAGCCCCCCAGC GCCAGTGTTCTCAGACGGGAACCAGCTCCTCATCCAGTTCCTGTCAGATCTCAGTCTAACTGCAGACGGCTTCATTGGACACTacaagttcagaccaaagaaatTCCCCACCACCACGATACCACCCACCACTACCACTCAGCCAGTCACCACCAGGCCCATAC CTCTAAAGTACTCTGTAGCCCTGTGCCagcagaaatgcaaaagatgGGGAACACTTGAGAGCAATTACTGCTCCAGCAATTTTG TGATAACCGGGACTGTCATTACTGCGGTGATGAGAGGAGGAAGTATGTACGCCACCATCTCTATAATCAACGTTTATAAAGAAGGCACTCTGGCCATCCAGCAGGCAGGAAAGACGATGAGCACCAAGATCATTATCCTGTGCAAGAAGTGTCCATTTGTAAGGAGAG
- the pcolce2b gene encoding procollagen C-endopeptidase enhancer 2b isoform X1 gives MLLKVITVSAALISRPSHGSLYVVVPTACASSLLPDRTNTIFIFYGLQLLELPAGTPGYFTPPFELQNTMPFMPRGENRRSACSLNPAMWRTCSIFCAWSLLFLTEVCAQSQRRPTFTCGGNITGDSGVIGSQGYPGVYPPNTKCVWRITVPEGKVVVLSFRFIDLESDNLCRYDYVDVYSGHISVQRLGRFCGTFKPGALVSTGNKMLLQMVSDANTAGSGFLAVFSAAHPHERGEQYCGGRLDKPSGTFKTPNWPEKDYPAGVTCSWHIVAPKNQIIEVKFEKFDVERDNYCRYDHVSIFNGAEINDAKRIGKYCGDSPPAPVFSDGNQLLIQFLSDLSLTADGFIGHYKFRPKKFPTTTIPPTTTTQPVTTRPIPLKYSVALCQQKCKRWGTLESNYCSSNFVITGTVITAVMRGGSMYATISIINVYKEGTLAIQQAGKTMSTKIIILCKKCPFVRRGLNYVFMGQVDEDGRGKIAPHHFVMAFKTKNQKGLNVLKNKQC, from the exons ATGCTTTTAAAAGTAATAACAGTCTCTGCTGCCCTCATATCCAGGCCATCACACGGATCACTTTACGTCGTTGTTCCAA cagCCTGTGCTTCGTCCCTCCTTCCAGACAGAACAAATACTATATTCATCTTCTACGGCTTGCAGTTACTGGAACTCCCTGCAGGAACTCCTGGTTACTTTACTCCACCGTTTGAGCTGCAGAACACAATGCCATTCATGCCACGGGGCGAAAACCGGCGAAGCGCCTGCTCCCTTAACCCAGCAATGTGGAGAACATGCAGTATTTTTTGCGCATGGAGTCTACTGTTCTTGACAGAGGTCTGTGCGCAGTCTCAGCGGAG ACCAACCTTCACATGCGGCGGGAACATTACAGGAGATTCTGGAGTAATCGGGAGCCAGGGGTACCCAGGAGTTTACCCTCCAAATACCAAATGTGTGTGGAGGATTACA GTCCCTGAGGGAAAGGTCGTGGTCCTGTCATTCCGCTTTATTGACTTGGAGAGCGACAACCTGTGCCGCTATGACTATGTGGATGTTTACAGTGGCCATATCAGTGTGCAAAGACTTGGTCGCTTCTGTGGGACGTTCAAGCCAGGAGCCCTGGTATCCACGGGCAACAAGATGCTCCTGCAGATGGTATCTGATGCCAACACAGCTGGGAGTGGCTTCCTGGCTGTTTTCTCTGCTGCCCACCCACATGAGAGAG GGGAACAGTACTGTGGAGGCAGATTGGACAAGCCCTCTGGGACTTTTAAAACTCCCAACTGGCCTGAGAAGGACTACCCAGCTGGTGTCACCTGCTCCTGGCACATAGTGGCACCAAAGAACCAG ATTATTGAAGTCAAGTTCGAAAAGTTTGATGTGGAAAGGGATAACTACTGCCGCTATGACCATGTTTCCATTTTCAACGGGGCAGAAATCAACGACGCCAAGAGAATTGGCAAATACTGTGGAGACAGCCCCCCAGC GCCAGTGTTCTCAGACGGGAACCAGCTCCTCATCCAGTTCCTGTCAGATCTCAGTCTAACTGCAGACGGCTTCATTGGACACTacaagttcagaccaaagaaatTCCCCACCACCACGATACCACCCACCACTACCACTCAGCCAGTCACCACCAGGCCCATAC CTCTAAAGTACTCTGTAGCCCTGTGCCagcagaaatgcaaaagatgGGGAACACTTGAGAGCAATTACTGCTCCAGCAATTTTG TGATAACCGGGACTGTCATTACTGCGGTGATGAGAGGAGGAAGTATGTACGCCACCATCTCTATAATCAACGTTTATAAAGAAGGCACTCTGGCCATCCAGCAGGCAGGAAAGACGATGAGCACCAAGATCATTATCCTGTGCAAGAAGTGTCCATTTGTAAGGAGAG